One genomic region from Phragmites australis chromosome 1, lpPhrAust1.1, whole genome shotgun sequence encodes:
- the LOC133918998 gene encoding receptor-like serine/threonine-protein kinase ALE2 isoform X2 yields MGRCGGGAGACALLAAALVVSALVIRGAGGLKQSHAPAVARKVLPSITSWHPQNNLDNVLHPSQVQDQTLESLDEAVSPSKQAVKPTMQPSAPPDHFYQSPNREISPSIQSPGPIVVSAVSPSPITSAIHGTRYGAPITAPPGQSPTPSSPSRYSHTEVSTTSPLVSAPPIRSYLPLPAIGRQTRRPASSPETAVHPANHGKDHGVPVAAPSKGSHHHSMLVNNTHRKTHEAPVVAPSKKRHHHSPANNTHVKGPAVSPSKCPIIHSKGHGIPVAAPPKEHPSHLPPANRRHHKGSFPVTSPAPHKTNNASAPSHGHSGLHLSPAPAPVRLPPSKGKGQGNPAYAPHHPRQYHSPSYYPDCTALSCQDPLTNSPPGTCLCVLPIKVELCFGIALYTFFTLVAELAQDIASGVFMNQSQVRVMGANAAPDDPEKTVVLIDLVPLGAKFDNTTALLVFERFWHKQVIINPTHFGKYDVLYVIYPGLPSSSPAAPGSTNNGLSDVNDTRLHPLAVDVGNQRERKRRGIIVIIVLSSVFAFILCGGAALAIYFKLRNCNHLTEASLMPAKPAGPGPVVVGSRLGSRPISASPSFSSSMVTYKGSAKTFSLVEMERATQGFHDSRIIGEGGFGWVYEGILEDGERAAVKILKRDDQQGTREFLAEVEMLSRLHHRNLVKLIGICTEEHSRCLVYELIPNGSVESHLHGSDKGTARLDWDARLKIALGAARALAYLHEDSSPRVIHRDFKSSNILLEHDFTPKVSDFGLARTALDEGNEHISTRVMGTFGYVAPEYAMTGHLLVKSDVYSYGVVLLELLTGRKPVDMSRPPGQENLVAWASSLLTSRDGLETIIDPSLGSNIPFDSIAKVAAIASMCVQPEVDQRPFMGEVVQALKLVCNKGSEFNESTGFGQDLHIQDAEIMSRASLDMDVDPALSAKLFASSARYDAMAASGSFRRYSSSGPLRVCRTGHNKERGLSTRSTSEHVGLQRFRIDSE; encoded by the exons ATGGGACGGTGCGGAGGAGGTGCGGGCGCCTGCgctctcctcgccgccgccttggTCGTCTCCGCACTCGTGATCCGTGGTGCTGGAG GTTTGAAGCAATCTCATGCACCTGCTGTTGCTCGCAAGGTTCTTCCATCCATAACGAGTTGGCATCCACAAAATAACTTGGATAATGTCCTTCATCCATCACAAGTACAAGATCAAACACTCGAAAGCTTAG ATGAAGCCGTTTCACCATCTAAACAAGCAGTGAAGCCTACAATGCAACCTAGTGCTCCACCTGATCATTTTTATCAGTCACCAAACAGAGAAATTTCCCCATCTATACAGAGCCCAGGGCCAATTGTTG TATCTGCTGTTTCTCCATCACCAATCACTTCTGCCATCCATGGGACTAGGTATGGTGCACCTATTACTGCACCCCCGGGGCAATCCCCTACCCCTTCATCCCCTTCACGTTATTCGCACACAGAAG TATCAACGACTTCACCCTTAGTTTCGGCGCCTCCCATCAGATCTTACCTTCCATTGCCTGCAATAGGGCGACAAACACGAA GACCAGCATCTTCTCCAGAAACAGCAGTTCATCCAGCTAACCATGGTAAGGACCATGGAGTTCCAGTTGCAGCACCTTCaaaaggaagtcatcaccattCCATGCTTGTGAATAATACACATAGAAAGACTCATGAAGCTCCAGTTGTGGCACCATCAAAGAAAAGGCATCACCACTCGCCTGCAAATAATACACATGTAAAAG GACCTGCAGTTTCTCCCTCAAAGTGTCCCATCATCCATAGCAAAGGACATGGCATTCCTGTTGCTGCACCTCCAAAGGAACATCCCAGCCATTTACCACCTGCAAATCGTAGACACCACAAAG GTTCCTTTCCTGTTACAAGTCCTGCTCCACATAAAACTAATAATGCTTCTGCACCAAGCCATGGACATTCTGGTTTACATCTTAGTCCTGCACCTGCACCTGTACGTTTGCCTCCATCAAAAGGAAAGGGACAAGGAAATCCTGCATATGCTCCACACCATCCCCGTCAATATCATTCGCCATCGTATTACCCAG ACTGCACAGCATTATCCTGTCAAGATCCTCTGACCAATAGTCCTCCGGGAACATGTTTATGTGTGCTGCCAATAAAAGTCGAGCTTTGTTTTGGTATAGCATTGTACACGTTCTTTACACTGGTCGCAGAACTTGCACAAGATATTGCGTCTGGAGTGTTCATGAATCAAAGTCAAGTTCGTGTTATGGGAGCAAATGCTGCACCTGATGACCCTGAGAAGACAGTTGTCCTTATTGATCTTGTGCCACTGGGAGCAAAATTTGACAATACAACAGCACTTTTGGTATTTGAAAGGTTTTGGCACAAGCAGGTCATCATAAACCCTACGCATTTTGGAAAATATGATGTGTTATATGTTATTTACCCAG GTCTTCCTTCGTCATCACCGGCAGCTCCGGGAAGCACGAACAATGGTCTTAGCGATGTCAATGATACAAGGTTACATCCGCTTGCTGTTGATGTGGGAAAtcagagagaaagaaaaagaaggggcaTAATTGTAATAATTGTTCTATCAAGTGTTTTTGCTTTTATTTTATGTGGTGGAGCTGCATTGGCGATTTATTTCAAGCTTAGAAACTGCAATCATTTAACTGAAGCATCACTTATGCCAGCAAAACCTGCAG GTCCTGGTCCTGTAGTGGTCGGGAGCAGGCTAGGAAGCAGACCTATTTCGGCATCACCGTCCTTCAGCTCAAGCATGGTGACATATAAAGGATCTGCCAAAACGTTTAGCTTGGTTGAGATGGAGAGAGCTACACAGGGATTTCATGATTCCAGAATTATTGGCGAGGGTGGTTTTGGATGGGTCTATGAAGGTATTCTTGAGGATGGAGAACGGGCTGCTGTCAAGATTCTGAAGCGGGATGACCAGCAAGGTACCCGGGAATTTTTGGCTGAGGTTGAGATGCTTAGCCGATTGCATCACAGGAACTTGGTTAAGCTGATAGGTATATGCACAGAGGAGCATAGCCGTTGTTTGGTATATGAACTTATTCCAAATGGCAGTGTGGAATCTCACTTGCATG GGTCAGATAAGGGAACTGCTCGACTTGATTGGGATGCTAGGCTTAAAATTGCACTTGGTGCAGCACGTGCACTTGCTTATTTGCATGAAGATTCAAGTCCACGTGTCATACATCGTGACTTCAAGTCAAGTAACATCTTATTGGAACATGACTTCACCCCAAAGGTGTCAGACTTTGGCTTAGCAAGAACAGCTTTGGATGAGGGAAACGAGCATATTTCAACTCGTGTTATGGGAACTTTTGG GTATGTTGCTCCTGAATATGCAATGACTGGGCATCTTCTAGTAAAGAGTGATGTCTACAGCTACGGtgttgttcttcttgagcttttgaCAGGCAGGAAACCAGTAGATATGTCAAGACCTCCAGGGCAAGAGAACTTAGTCGCATGGGCTAGTTCTCTTCTGACAAGCAGAGATGGTTTGGAAACAATCATAGATCCTTCACTTGGGAGTAACATCCCATTTGACAGCATTGCAAAAGTAGCAGCCATTGCATCTATGTGCGTTCAGCCTGAGGTGGATCAGCGCCCATTTATGGGGGAGGTTGTCCAAGCTCTGAAGTTGGTATGCAACAAAGGCAGTGAGTTCAACGAATCCACAGGCTTTGGCCAAGATTTGCACATCCAGGATGCTGAGATTATGAGTAGAGCAAGTCTGGATATGGACGTCGACCCAGCGCTATCTGCCAAGCTGTTCGCTTCGTCAGCACGCTATGATGCTATGGCCGCCTCTGGTTCTTTTCGACGATATTCAAGTTCAGGTCCTCTAAGAGTATGTAGAACTGGACACAATAAGGAGAGGGGCTTGTCAACACGCAGCACAAGTGAACACGTTGGTCTGCAAAGATTCAGGATCGATTCAGAATAG
- the LOC133918998 gene encoding receptor-like serine/threonine-protein kinase ALE2 isoform X5, translating into MTTLRLLDLSSSIISYSSNRPGDIYSTCCFISRRISQPKKATAISAVSPSPITSAIHGTRYGAPITAPPGQSPTPSSPSRYSHTEVRGRLSTTSPLVSAPPIRSYLPLPAIGRQTRRPASSPETAVHPANHGKDHGVPVAAPSKGSHHHSMLVNNTHRKTHEAPVVAPSKKRHHHSPANNTHVKGPAVSPSKCPIIHSKGHGIPVAAPPKEHPSHLPPANRRHHKGSFPVTSPAPHKTNNASAPSHGHSGLHLSPAPAPVRLPPSKGKGQGNPAYAPHHPRQYHSPSYYPDCTALSCQDPLTNSPPGTCLCVLPIKVELCFGIALYTFFTLVAELAQDIASGVFMNQSQVRVMGANAAPDDPEKTVVLIDLVPLGAKFDNTTALLVFERFWHKQVIINPTHFGKYDVLYVIYPGLPSSSPAAPGSTNNGLSDVNDTRLHPLAVDVGNQRERKRRGIIVIIVLSSVFAFILCGGAALAIYFKLRNCNHLTEASLMPAKPAGPGPVVVGSRLGSRPISASPSFSSSMVTYKGSAKTFSLVEMERATQGFHDSRIIGEGGFGWVYEGILEDGERAAVKILKRDDQQGTREFLAEVEMLSRLHHRNLVKLIGICTEEHSRCLVYELIPNGSVESHLHGSDKGTARLDWDARLKIALGAARALAYLHEDSSPRVIHRDFKSSNILLEHDFTPKVSDFGLARTALDEGNEHISTRVMGTFGYVAPEYAMTGHLLVKSDVYSYGVVLLELLTGRKPVDMSRPPGQENLVAWASSLLTSRDGLETIIDPSLGSNIPFDSIAKVAAIASMCVQPEVDQRPFMGEVVQALKLVCNKGSEFNESTGFGQDLHIQDAEIMSRASLDMDVDPALSAKLFASSARYDAMAASGSFRRYSSSGPLRVCRTGHNKERGLSTRSTSEHVGLQRFRIDSE; encoded by the exons ATGACCACTTTAAGATTGTTGGATCTAAG CTCTTCAATCATCTCCTACTCCTCCAACAGACCAGGAGACATCTACAGTACCTGTTGCTTCATCTCCAGAAGAATTTCCCAGCCAAAGAAAGCCACTGCCA TATCTGCTGTTTCTCCATCACCAATCACTTCTGCCATCCATGGGACTAGGTATGGTGCACCTATTACTGCACCCCCGGGGCAATCCCCTACCCCTTCATCCCCTTCACGTTATTCGCACACAGAAG TCAGGGGAAGAT TATCAACGACTTCACCCTTAGTTTCGGCGCCTCCCATCAGATCTTACCTTCCATTGCCTGCAATAGGGCGACAAACACGAA GACCAGCATCTTCTCCAGAAACAGCAGTTCATCCAGCTAACCATGGTAAGGACCATGGAGTTCCAGTTGCAGCACCTTCaaaaggaagtcatcaccattCCATGCTTGTGAATAATACACATAGAAAGACTCATGAAGCTCCAGTTGTGGCACCATCAAAGAAAAGGCATCACCACTCGCCTGCAAATAATACACATGTAAAAG GACCTGCAGTTTCTCCCTCAAAGTGTCCCATCATCCATAGCAAAGGACATGGCATTCCTGTTGCTGCACCTCCAAAGGAACATCCCAGCCATTTACCACCTGCAAATCGTAGACACCACAAAG GTTCCTTTCCTGTTACAAGTCCTGCTCCACATAAAACTAATAATGCTTCTGCACCAAGCCATGGACATTCTGGTTTACATCTTAGTCCTGCACCTGCACCTGTACGTTTGCCTCCATCAAAAGGAAAGGGACAAGGAAATCCTGCATATGCTCCACACCATCCCCGTCAATATCATTCGCCATCGTATTACCCAG ACTGCACAGCATTATCCTGTCAAGATCCTCTGACCAATAGTCCTCCGGGAACATGTTTATGTGTGCTGCCAATAAAAGTCGAGCTTTGTTTTGGTATAGCATTGTACACGTTCTTTACACTGGTCGCAGAACTTGCACAAGATATTGCGTCTGGAGTGTTCATGAATCAAAGTCAAGTTCGTGTTATGGGAGCAAATGCTGCACCTGATGACCCTGAGAAGACAGTTGTCCTTATTGATCTTGTGCCACTGGGAGCAAAATTTGACAATACAACAGCACTTTTGGTATTTGAAAGGTTTTGGCACAAGCAGGTCATCATAAACCCTACGCATTTTGGAAAATATGATGTGTTATATGTTATTTACCCAG GTCTTCCTTCGTCATCACCGGCAGCTCCGGGAAGCACGAACAATGGTCTTAGCGATGTCAATGATACAAGGTTACATCCGCTTGCTGTTGATGTGGGAAAtcagagagaaagaaaaagaaggggcaTAATTGTAATAATTGTTCTATCAAGTGTTTTTGCTTTTATTTTATGTGGTGGAGCTGCATTGGCGATTTATTTCAAGCTTAGAAACTGCAATCATTTAACTGAAGCATCACTTATGCCAGCAAAACCTGCAG GTCCTGGTCCTGTAGTGGTCGGGAGCAGGCTAGGAAGCAGACCTATTTCGGCATCACCGTCCTTCAGCTCAAGCATGGTGACATATAAAGGATCTGCCAAAACGTTTAGCTTGGTTGAGATGGAGAGAGCTACACAGGGATTTCATGATTCCAGAATTATTGGCGAGGGTGGTTTTGGATGGGTCTATGAAGGTATTCTTGAGGATGGAGAACGGGCTGCTGTCAAGATTCTGAAGCGGGATGACCAGCAAGGTACCCGGGAATTTTTGGCTGAGGTTGAGATGCTTAGCCGATTGCATCACAGGAACTTGGTTAAGCTGATAGGTATATGCACAGAGGAGCATAGCCGTTGTTTGGTATATGAACTTATTCCAAATGGCAGTGTGGAATCTCACTTGCATG GGTCAGATAAGGGAACTGCTCGACTTGATTGGGATGCTAGGCTTAAAATTGCACTTGGTGCAGCACGTGCACTTGCTTATTTGCATGAAGATTCAAGTCCACGTGTCATACATCGTGACTTCAAGTCAAGTAACATCTTATTGGAACATGACTTCACCCCAAAGGTGTCAGACTTTGGCTTAGCAAGAACAGCTTTGGATGAGGGAAACGAGCATATTTCAACTCGTGTTATGGGAACTTTTGG GTATGTTGCTCCTGAATATGCAATGACTGGGCATCTTCTAGTAAAGAGTGATGTCTACAGCTACGGtgttgttcttcttgagcttttgaCAGGCAGGAAACCAGTAGATATGTCAAGACCTCCAGGGCAAGAGAACTTAGTCGCATGGGCTAGTTCTCTTCTGACAAGCAGAGATGGTTTGGAAACAATCATAGATCCTTCACTTGGGAGTAACATCCCATTTGACAGCATTGCAAAAGTAGCAGCCATTGCATCTATGTGCGTTCAGCCTGAGGTGGATCAGCGCCCATTTATGGGGGAGGTTGTCCAAGCTCTGAAGTTGGTATGCAACAAAGGCAGTGAGTTCAACGAATCCACAGGCTTTGGCCAAGATTTGCACATCCAGGATGCTGAGATTATGAGTAGAGCAAGTCTGGATATGGACGTCGACCCAGCGCTATCTGCCAAGCTGTTCGCTTCGTCAGCACGCTATGATGCTATGGCCGCCTCTGGTTCTTTTCGACGATATTCAAGTTCAGGTCCTCTAAGAGTATGTAGAACTGGACACAATAAGGAGAGGGGCTTGTCAACACGCAGCACAAGTGAACACGTTGGTCTGCAAAGATTCAGGATCGATTCAGAATAG
- the LOC133918998 gene encoding receptor-like serine/threonine-protein kinase ALE2 isoform X11, with protein MRTETRFLPLHLLCTALFRFPHNRGQVRIQVILNSTRYGAPITAPPGQSPTPSSPSRYSHTEVRGRLSTTSPLVSAPPIRSYLPLPAIGRQTRRPASSPETAVHPANHGKDHGVPVAAPSKGSHHHSMLVNNTHRKTHEAPVVAPSKKRHHHSPANNTHVKGPAVSPSKCPIIHSKGHGIPVAAPPKEHPSHLPPANRRHHKGSFPVTSPAPHKTNNASAPSHGHSGLHLSPAPAPVRLPPSKGKGQGNPAYAPHHPRQYHSPSYYPDCTALSCQDPLTNSPPGTCLCVLPIKVELCFGIALYTFFTLVAELAQDIASGVFMNQSQVRVMGANAAPDDPEKTVVLIDLVPLGAKFDNTTALLVFERFWHKQVIINPTHFGKYDVLYVIYPGLPSSSPAAPGSTNNGLSDVNDTRLHPLAVDVGNQRERKRRGIIVIIVLSSVFAFILCGGAALAIYFKLRNCNHLTEASLMPAKPAGPGPVVVGSRLGSRPISASPSFSSSMVTYKGSAKTFSLVEMERATQGFHDSRIIGEGGFGWVYEGILEDGERAAVKILKRDDQQGTREFLAEVEMLSRLHHRNLVKLIGICTEEHSRCLVYELIPNGSVESHLHGSDKGTARLDWDARLKIALGAARALAYLHEDSSPRVIHRDFKSSNILLEHDFTPKVSDFGLARTALDEGNEHISTRVMGTFGYVAPEYAMTGHLLVKSDVYSYGVVLLELLTGRKPVDMSRPPGQENLVAWASSLLTSRDGLETIIDPSLGSNIPFDSIAKVAAIASMCVQPEVDQRPFMGEVVQALKLVCNKGSEFNESTGFGQDLHIQDAEIMSRASLDMDVDPALSAKLFASSARYDAMAASGSFRRYSSSGPLRVCRTGHNKERGLSTRSTSEHVGLQRFRIDSE; from the exons ATGCGAACAGAGACAAGATTCCTGCCGCTTCACCTTCTATGCACCGCGCTATTCAGATTCCCCCACAACAGGGGCCAAGTTCGCATTCAAGTGATACTGAACTCAACTAG GTATGGTGCACCTATTACTGCACCCCCGGGGCAATCCCCTACCCCTTCATCCCCTTCACGTTATTCGCACACAGAAG TCAGGGGAAGAT TATCAACGACTTCACCCTTAGTTTCGGCGCCTCCCATCAGATCTTACCTTCCATTGCCTGCAATAGGGCGACAAACACGAA GACCAGCATCTTCTCCAGAAACAGCAGTTCATCCAGCTAACCATGGTAAGGACCATGGAGTTCCAGTTGCAGCACCTTCaaaaggaagtcatcaccattCCATGCTTGTGAATAATACACATAGAAAGACTCATGAAGCTCCAGTTGTGGCACCATCAAAGAAAAGGCATCACCACTCGCCTGCAAATAATACACATGTAAAAG GACCTGCAGTTTCTCCCTCAAAGTGTCCCATCATCCATAGCAAAGGACATGGCATTCCTGTTGCTGCACCTCCAAAGGAACATCCCAGCCATTTACCACCTGCAAATCGTAGACACCACAAAG GTTCCTTTCCTGTTACAAGTCCTGCTCCACATAAAACTAATAATGCTTCTGCACCAAGCCATGGACATTCTGGTTTACATCTTAGTCCTGCACCTGCACCTGTACGTTTGCCTCCATCAAAAGGAAAGGGACAAGGAAATCCTGCATATGCTCCACACCATCCCCGTCAATATCATTCGCCATCGTATTACCCAG ACTGCACAGCATTATCCTGTCAAGATCCTCTGACCAATAGTCCTCCGGGAACATGTTTATGTGTGCTGCCAATAAAAGTCGAGCTTTGTTTTGGTATAGCATTGTACACGTTCTTTACACTGGTCGCAGAACTTGCACAAGATATTGCGTCTGGAGTGTTCATGAATCAAAGTCAAGTTCGTGTTATGGGAGCAAATGCTGCACCTGATGACCCTGAGAAGACAGTTGTCCTTATTGATCTTGTGCCACTGGGAGCAAAATTTGACAATACAACAGCACTTTTGGTATTTGAAAGGTTTTGGCACAAGCAGGTCATCATAAACCCTACGCATTTTGGAAAATATGATGTGTTATATGTTATTTACCCAG GTCTTCCTTCGTCATCACCGGCAGCTCCGGGAAGCACGAACAATGGTCTTAGCGATGTCAATGATACAAGGTTACATCCGCTTGCTGTTGATGTGGGAAAtcagagagaaagaaaaagaaggggcaTAATTGTAATAATTGTTCTATCAAGTGTTTTTGCTTTTATTTTATGTGGTGGAGCTGCATTGGCGATTTATTTCAAGCTTAGAAACTGCAATCATTTAACTGAAGCATCACTTATGCCAGCAAAACCTGCAG GTCCTGGTCCTGTAGTGGTCGGGAGCAGGCTAGGAAGCAGACCTATTTCGGCATCACCGTCCTTCAGCTCAAGCATGGTGACATATAAAGGATCTGCCAAAACGTTTAGCTTGGTTGAGATGGAGAGAGCTACACAGGGATTTCATGATTCCAGAATTATTGGCGAGGGTGGTTTTGGATGGGTCTATGAAGGTATTCTTGAGGATGGAGAACGGGCTGCTGTCAAGATTCTGAAGCGGGATGACCAGCAAGGTACCCGGGAATTTTTGGCTGAGGTTGAGATGCTTAGCCGATTGCATCACAGGAACTTGGTTAAGCTGATAGGTATATGCACAGAGGAGCATAGCCGTTGTTTGGTATATGAACTTATTCCAAATGGCAGTGTGGAATCTCACTTGCATG GGTCAGATAAGGGAACTGCTCGACTTGATTGGGATGCTAGGCTTAAAATTGCACTTGGTGCAGCACGTGCACTTGCTTATTTGCATGAAGATTCAAGTCCACGTGTCATACATCGTGACTTCAAGTCAAGTAACATCTTATTGGAACATGACTTCACCCCAAAGGTGTCAGACTTTGGCTTAGCAAGAACAGCTTTGGATGAGGGAAACGAGCATATTTCAACTCGTGTTATGGGAACTTTTGG GTATGTTGCTCCTGAATATGCAATGACTGGGCATCTTCTAGTAAAGAGTGATGTCTACAGCTACGGtgttgttcttcttgagcttttgaCAGGCAGGAAACCAGTAGATATGTCAAGACCTCCAGGGCAAGAGAACTTAGTCGCATGGGCTAGTTCTCTTCTGACAAGCAGAGATGGTTTGGAAACAATCATAGATCCTTCACTTGGGAGTAACATCCCATTTGACAGCATTGCAAAAGTAGCAGCCATTGCATCTATGTGCGTTCAGCCTGAGGTGGATCAGCGCCCATTTATGGGGGAGGTTGTCCAAGCTCTGAAGTTGGTATGCAACAAAGGCAGTGAGTTCAACGAATCCACAGGCTTTGGCCAAGATTTGCACATCCAGGATGCTGAGATTATGAGTAGAGCAAGTCTGGATATGGACGTCGACCCAGCGCTATCTGCCAAGCTGTTCGCTTCGTCAGCACGCTATGATGCTATGGCCGCCTCTGGTTCTTTTCGACGATATTCAAGTTCAGGTCCTCTAAGAGTATGTAGAACTGGACACAATAAGGAGAGGGGCTTGTCAACACGCAGCACAAGTGAACACGTTGGTCTGCAAAGATTCAGGATCGATTCAGAATAG